Part of the Paenibacillus sp. YPG26 genome, AGTAATGCATGGAGCTGACCAGTACTAATCGGTCGAGGGCTTATCCAACACAGCTTCACGAAGTGTAACTTCGGAAGAGACACAATCTAACACGCACAATTCGTTTCGTATCTAGTTTTCAGGTGATCAAGCCTGAGGAGAAGATGTGGGTTTTTATTAAGGCCAGATATTTTCTCGCAGCGATTTCGAGAAGCGAAAGCTTCGAAAAATCATGTTTGGTGGCGATGGCGGAGGGGTTCCACGCGTACCCATCCCGAACACGACCGTTAAGCCCTCCAGCGCCAATGGTACTTGGACCGCAGGGTCCTGGGAGAGTAGGACGCCGCCAAGCAAAGAGTAAGAGCATTACCATTATGGTAATGCTCTTTTTGTTTATATTCTGCTCGTAATGCAGATATTAGCTATGTTGAGAATCGGGCATTTGTTGATTTAAGGTGGATATGGCAGCGGATGGAAAGCCGGGGTAGCAGCTATACTCGGAGGATTGCCTTTACGTGTTGACAGCCTATATCCCCTTTGCTAAGATGGTACAAATATATTCCCGTAAGATGAGATCTACGGCCGCAAGGGTAGGGATAGGGCCGATGGGACAATAGAGCTGAGGAGGAATACCCTGGTGTGGGAAAGTAAATTTACCAAAGAAGGTCTTACTTTTGATGATGTGCTCCTGATTCCTAGAAAATCTAATGTGTTGCCAAAAGAAGTGGATGTCTCCACAAGATTGAGCGATACGGTCAAGCTTAACATTCCATTGATTAGTGCAGGCATGGATACAGTTACTGAAGCGGCTCTTGCTATCGCAATTGCACGTGAAGGTGGGATCGGGATTATCCATAAGAATATGCCGATTGAGCAGCAAGCGGAAGAGGTAGACCGGGTTAAACGTTCGGAGAGCGGGGTAATTACAAATCCTTTCTCGCTCACTCCAACTCATCTGGTGACGGACGCTGAGCGGGTTATGGGCAAATTCCGTATTTCGGGTGTGCCTATTGTTAATGAGGAACAGAAGCTGGTAGGTATTCTGACTAACCGTGACCTCCGCTTCATTCACGACTATAACATCGAGATTAAGCAGGTCATGACTCATGAGAACCTTGTTACGGCACCTGTAGGAACTACTCTTCAACAGGCAGAGGTAATTCTACAGCAGCATAAGATTGAGAAGCTTCCTTTAGTAGATGAGAACAATGTACTCAAGGGTCTGATTACCATCAAGGACATTGAGAAGGCCATTCAGTTCCCGAATGCGGCGAAGGATGCACAGGGACGCCTGTTGGTAGGAGCGGCTGTGGGTATTTCCAAGGATACTTTTGATCGGACGGATGCCTTGGTGAAGGCCGGTGTGGACGTGATCACGGTTGACTCAGCACATGGTCACCATATCAACATTGTTGATGCAGTGCGCGAGCTGCGTACACGTTACCCTGAACTGACTATTATTGCAGGGAATGTGGCAACTGGACATGCCACCCGTGATCTGATTGAAGCCGGGGCGAGTGTGGTGAAGGTAGGAATTGGACCGGGATCCATTTGTACAACACGTGTTGTATCCGGTATCGGCGTACCGCAAATCACGGCTATTTATGACTGCGCCACTGTAGCTCGCGAATACGGTATTCCAATTATTGCAGACGGAGGTATCAAGTACTCTGGTGAGATCCCTAAGGCTATAGCTGCGGGTGCTCATGCGGTAATGCTTGGAAGCTTGTTCGCAGGAACCGAGGAGAGCCCAGGTGAGTCTGAGATTTATCAAGGTCGCCGCTTCAAAGTATACCGCGGAATGGGGTCGTTAGCTGCTATGAAGCAAGGCAGCAAAGACCGTTACTTCCAGGATGATGACAAGAAGCTTGTACCTGAAGGTATTGAAGGAAGAGTAGCTTATAAAGGGCCGCTATCCGACACGATTCATCAGCTTATCGGAGGCCTGCGTTCAGGCATGGGATACTGTGGTACGGCTAACCTGAACGAGCTTCGCGATGAGACAGAGTTCGTCCGCATTACAGGTGCAGGTCTGCGTGAGAGCCATCCTCATGATGTGCAAATCACGAAAGAAGCACCGAACTATTCGCTGTAATTTTCGGAAATGGGTAGTAAATCCAGGGACAGGCGGGACGATTTTCGTTCTGCCTGTCTTTTTTTGCTGCATACCCTGTGTTAGAATAGAACAAGTAATTGATTGAGATCATGAGGGGAGCTTAAAGGTAATTTGAAACCGATAGAAATGAACACAACGAAACCTAAACGGCGTATCCTTCGCAAAAGTGTAACGTCGCTTTTGATGATTAATATGTTGTGCTTGTCCGTTATTCCTGCTATAACTCTAGCCGAAGGACAAGCCATCGCTGCGCCAAGCACTAAATCTACTACAGAAGCAAAGGCAGCTGCAGATAAATTAGGACTAAATGTAAAATCAGCCATTCTAATTGAAGCAACTACCGGACAGGTCTTGTACTCTGTAAATGGGGACGAAGCTATGCCACCGGCAAGCATGACCAAGATGATGACGGAATATATTGTTGCCGAGCAGGTGAAACAGGGCAAGCTTAAATGGACCGACGTTGTTACTGTTAAAGACAACGCAGCAAAGCAGATCGGTTCACGTGTCTTCCTTGCAGAAGGAGACCAGCACACCGTGGAAGAGCTCTATATCGCCATGGCTATCGCTTCCGCCAATGACGCCACTGTTGCACTTGCAGAGCGTGTAGGGGGCACAGAGCAAGAGTTCGTTAAGATGATGAATGCAGAAGCGAAGCGTATGGGCATGAAGACAGCCTATTTTGCCAATTCCACAGGTCTTAATGTAGGGGATATGCCGGAGGGCTACCGCCCGGAGAATCCGGAGGAGACGGTTATGTCTGCTCAGGACGCGGCAACGCTGGCTAAATATATCGTAACGGATCACCCGGATTTCACTCGATTTACTACGCTGCAATCATATAAATTCCGCGAACGCGATAAGACTCCATTGGTGAATCTGGATTGGATGCTGGAAGCAAATAA contains:
- a CDS encoding D-alanyl-D-alanine carboxypeptidase family protein, translated to MNTTKPKRRILRKSVTSLLMINMLCLSVIPAITLAEGQAIAAPSTKSTTEAKAAADKLGLNVKSAILIEATTGQVLYSVNGDEAMPPASMTKMMTEYIVAEQVKQGKLKWTDVVTVKDNAAKQIGSRVFLAEGDQHTVEELYIAMAIASANDATVALAERVGGTEQEFVKMMNAEAKRMGMKTAYFANSTGLNVGDMPEGYRPENPEETVMSAQDAATLAKYIVTDHPDFTRFTTLQSYKFRERDKTPLVNLDWMLEANKSNINFKQYAYPGLDGLKTGHTESAGNCFTGTAVRNGVRLISVVMGTDAKSQKSRFVETKKLLDYGFDNFEVKQVIAPKTTVKGAEQVSVKKATNSDVPVVTDQAVSFVVQKGADLKGIKSTVKWLDKDKLTAPLPKGTKVGTVTYTYKADDASAPAEKTVNLITAEEAEKAGWFKLLLRAIGQFFVDLFNAIKNLF
- the guaB gene encoding IMP dehydrogenase, with the protein product MWESKFTKEGLTFDDVLLIPRKSNVLPKEVDVSTRLSDTVKLNIPLISAGMDTVTEAALAIAIAREGGIGIIHKNMPIEQQAEEVDRVKRSESGVITNPFSLTPTHLVTDAERVMGKFRISGVPIVNEEQKLVGILTNRDLRFIHDYNIEIKQVMTHENLVTAPVGTTLQQAEVILQQHKIEKLPLVDENNVLKGLITIKDIEKAIQFPNAAKDAQGRLLVGAAVGISKDTFDRTDALVKAGVDVITVDSAHGHHINIVDAVRELRTRYPELTIIAGNVATGHATRDLIEAGASVVKVGIGPGSICTTRVVSGIGVPQITAIYDCATVAREYGIPIIADGGIKYSGEIPKAIAAGAHAVMLGSLFAGTEESPGESEIYQGRRFKVYRGMGSLAAMKQGSKDRYFQDDDKKLVPEGIEGRVAYKGPLSDTIHQLIGGLRSGMGYCGTANLNELRDETEFVRITGAGLRESHPHDVQITKEAPNYSL